From the Chitinophaga lutea genome, the window CTTCCAGGGGAAGCTGCTGCGGCATTGTTTCCGGATCATAAAATAGTAACGCACCGGTAAAATCCCCCCGGATTTTCCTATTTTTCGCCTATGCTGGCAGCATTTGTACTCCTGTATTTACTGATCACCATCCTGGTAGGGCGCTGGGCCGCACGGAAGGTAAAAACCGCCAACGACTTTGTGGTGGCCGGCCGCAGCCTGCCGCTGGGCATCAGCACCTGTGTGATTTTCGCCACCTGGTTCGGCTCCGAAACCATGCTGGGCGCTACCAGCGAATTTGCGCAGCATGGGCTGCTCGGCGTGATGGAAGATCCCTTCGGTGCATCGCTCTGCCTGTTGCTGGTGGGGTTGTTTTACGCGCGCAAACTTTACCGCAGCAACCTCCTCACCTTCTGTGATTTTTTCAAAGTGCGGTACGGCAAAAAGGCCGAACTGATCTCCGCCCTGCTGATGATACCTTCCTATTTCGGATGGATAGCCGCGCAGATAGTGGCCATGGGCATTGTGGTGAACACCGTGATGGGCATCGATACCCATATCGCCATGGTGGCCAGCGGGATCATCGTGATGGCGTATACCTATATGGGCGGCATGTGGTCCGTGTCTGTCACCGATTTCATACAAACCATCATGATCATCATCGGCATCGTGGTGATTACATTCATTGTGGTGGATAAAGCGGGCGGGCTCTCCACCGTGGTGGCCAACGCCCCCGCAGGCACATTCCGCTTTTTCCCCGAAGCCGGCTGGAACAACTGGCTGCAATACCTCGCCGCCTGGTTCACCATCGGGCTCGGCTCCATTCCCCAGCAGGACGTATTTCAGCGGCTGATGAGCAGCAAAAGCGAAAGCGTGGCGCAGCATTCTTCCTATCTCGGCGCCCTCATGTACCTCGTTATCG encodes:
- a CDS encoding sodium:solute symporter family protein; this encodes MLAAFVLLYLLITILVGRWAARKVKTANDFVVAGRSLPLGISTCVIFATWFGSETMLGATSEFAQHGLLGVMEDPFGASLCLLLVGLFYARKLYRSNLLTFCDFFKVRYGKKAELISALLMIPSYFGWIAAQIVAMGIVVNTVMGIDTHIAMVASGIIVMAYTYMGGMWSVSVTDFIQTIMIIIGIVVITFIVVDKAGGLSTVVANAPAGTFRFFPEAGWNNWLQYLAAWFTIGLGSIPQQDVFQRLMSSKSESVAQHSSYLGALMYLVIGSLPLLIVLCAQQLYPGLAAQGTEKILPNMVLQHGGLFIQILFFGALLSAVMSTTSGAILAPATVLGENIVRPFFKDISDKKFLRVIRLSVVAVSAISLVMAMGSQDIYELVASSSVLSLVSLFVPLTAGLYWKRSNEAGAILSIILGTAGYIYAEWAGTETPSLFVGLLSSIGGMLLGTFAVRQKQPA